TGAACAGTATTGATGTTGCAGATCACGAATTTAAGTCTAACCAGTTTAATTGGGTTGTTGATTGGGATGACGAGTTTGTCAATACACCGGATAACATCATGTCAGGAAATTACGAAGAAAATTACGCATTAGCCGCTTAATATGAAAGAAGGAACCAAAGCACAGTTTCAATTTAAAAATTTCTTTATAAAACGATCTCTAATAGAACAAGGAGATGGGGAGCCATCCACCGAGTTTTCAATTGGATTTGACCCTAAAGCATATATTGACACCAAGCAATCGAATTTCCAACTGCATCTGGGGGTTAAAATAAATGATAAAAACAATGTCATCAATATAGAAGTTTATTCTGTCGCAAATTATCAATTTGATCATCAAATAAGCAAGGATCTCTTGAATCAATATTTTTATACCAATGCCCCGGCTATATTGTTCCCTTACATCAGAGCCTATATCTCTACCCTAACCAACTTATCCGGTTATAAACCCATAAACCTACCTACACTAAATTTAACAAGTTTAAGAGAAGATATGGAGAAGAACACTACTGAAGTTGGAGCGGAAGAAGATGACTCATACTCTCAGAATAAATAACCAATTCTTTCATCCAGGATTTTCTTTGTTTTTCTCTCGTCGATCACTTCCGCTGGAAGATTGAACATTTGTTCTGTCAGTTTATACTTCATCAGTTGACTGTCCGCAGTTATATATAAATATATGTCAAATAAAACAGCTAGTTGAGCAGTTCAAAAGTGATTTTGAATTGTCCTTAAACCCCATGAACCGATGGGTACAGCTAAATTTCATCACTCCGTGAGATGATTTGGTTTCAGAATACGTCAGGGGCTTAGATCCCCACAAGGGAGCTTCTGCATTAACTCCACGGATAGCAGTTGGAAGTGATTGTTCAACACAAGCTCAACCTTTTTCAGGCAATTAAGCGGCAGTTGAATTACCTGTGGAGAGATTTGGAACATATTGGTCGTATGATGGATATGTCTGAACAAGGAAGTTTTCCCCTGAATCAAAAAGGGCTCAGGTGTTGTCGAAGCCCGGTCAATATGGATTCATTCTTAGCTTTATTGATACTATTATCGGACATTATATGTATATTATGAAGCAGGAGTGTGGGTAAAAAACACTGAAAAAATAAGGTTTCGGAAATATGAAATATCCTTTAATTTTTTTATATTGTCCCTTGAATAT
The sequence above is drawn from the Bacteroidales bacterium genome and encodes:
- a CDS encoding protein-export chaperone SecB; translation: MKEGTKAQFQFKNFFIKRSLIEQGDGEPSTEFSIGFDPKAYIDTKQSNFQLHLGVKINDKNNVINIEVYSVANYQFDHQISKDLLNQYFYTNAPAILFPYIRAYISTLTNLSGYKPINLPTLNLTSLREDMEKNTTEVGAEEDDSYSQNK